CCGCATATGAACTGGGAACCAAGGTAGAACTAGGAACGCGCTACGCGCGAAAAGACGAAGATTTTTAGGGAATCATCTcaacaataaatcaattttcgaatAAGAATCAATTAAATGTGTTTCCTTCAAAATATCTACGGCTACAAAAcaacataatttcaatttccaatCCACAAACGTACATCAAGAGAATTATGATTGTACCAATAACAAGtcaaatattgaatgaatatcatattgaaaaaaactaaagcaGAATAGGTAATTATAAACGTAGAATTGGGGAAACCATCAGTTGACTAGGCTGGCGCGCACGGATTAATATTCACATCTACAAACAATTCTTTGCCAAAATTCATTGTACAAACTACTTCGATTTGTTTTTAATCAAGTATAAAATATGTGCAATTCGAAAATTCATTCTTCAAATATAGCGGACGGTCGAAATGATCATTTCCtcttttattaaaaagtctTGAGCAATTTCTGGTTTTATATGAACTTTCCATCTAtgaaacatcaaatataaataaatttatagaccAGATCACCATAAAATATACACACCCACACAAAAAATTAGTTTCCTGaacaataaattcattttgagcGATTCAACACTACTACAGCAGGGACTAGAAGGTGCGCCCCGGCCTCATTTGTGAATGTTAATGTGAAAAGTGACAGTTATAGACTGAGAGCCAGTGCTCCGAAGACTCACAATATAGTTGCAAACTTCATATTTATGCCATGTATACACTTTCACCTACCGTTGGTGAAATGGGGGTTCACTATTCCCACCAAGGGTTCCTTTGAGCGTGTCTAGAAGTCGAAAGGCATAAATATTGACTTTCAAAACGTAATCACAGCATGTCTGCCgtttttatatcttaaaatatataattatttctatagaaaatGTTAATGGCAAACACTTATTCCAGTTCctactatattttatattatttcaaagctacttcaattttaaacaaatgtacGTTATTTCAGCCAAACTGAAATTTATATACGATACCTGTCTtattaatatatacatatatttacaaATGCAAAAGCAGACCACTTAAAACTTTCGCAGTCGTGCTAATGAACGCatatgatttctattttttcactCCCATTAGCGATGACAGCAATTCAGTATGAATTCatgtagataatttttgaatattttacaatttatcaATCTTATTTTGaatcatgataatttttttacagaaatcaacaaaatgaagcaacaaaattttttcacttacaattataatgattttgatatttattttgttccaaCAAAACGTACAGCtcgaaattgaaatataaaataaataaattttacgttgacaaaaaaaatcataattccctttaaataattttttcattattcataatGCCAAGTTTGACTAGATCAATAGCAACAGAATATGTGTCTTGATGATTGAACCACCCATACTAATCCGTCTGTAATGTTGACGGGCATCGTTTATCAGCATTATTCTAAATATTAGATGTTGTTGTTGTTGCCACAATGCATTTCTTCAAATTATACATTTCACAAGTAAATTCTGGATAATATTTAAGATTTCATTAATTCTATCCTCTGTTAAACTATGATCAACAAAAGATGCAAAAGCTCCTGGATAACTagtgtttttcttcaataaagaGGAAGGTCTCTTCTCTCCTTTATTATAAAAGGAAGGATTACAACCACAGTCAGTGAAAGCATGGATGCCAAATAGGCTTCTACACGTTAGTTCGCCTAGATGTTCAGCAATTCCTGTGAGATCTATAATTTACCCATTCCTATCCTATTCCAGATAtgtgaaaaagtattttttctacgaccgtgcgttttaacccactttcccgcacgcattttagttttgaaagtgtcactttctcgcactagtgcgggaaagtaaaattatgcaaattttgaccttattagatagtttttcacttctgagattataactattgttactacaggtaaataaatattcccgaaatagtccatcaaataaaattttaacattttctagctttttgtagcaattttaattttttaaaaatataaaataatacagatattttttatttaaccatgtaattgttactaaaacgtgaaagttgttcaaaacgtcttggaagtgacccaATAAGTACAATCTTATTCTAAATCAAACTACATtgaaccgaatccgatacaataatattaatggattcatccgaagAAGAACTTCCCGAGGCCATTTTGAAAGCTGCAAAtaaaactaattccgagctgttacctgccaaatgacttaaaactgtTGCCGTCACCgccatcgtcatctttatgcagCCTGCAACCGATGcaatcctcatcgacgtcatctaccttccagttgaaaccaaattatTCCACTGGACCgacaattcttactagtctacagaatacaacaaattgtgctttcaatattaatatttataataattagtagtttttagttacagttttttatattgttatgtttgttggaataaaataattttagaaaaatgggttggtatacttttttgtatatatggtcgtagaaaaaataatgttcctaacacatgcgtaaagtgtctttccgctccgcgtcgttcgggacaactgcagtcgcgtgcgggaaagacacGCATGTGTtaagaaaataactatttcaatttATGCGTATTACCAAGCCTCATCATGAGTCTGAGCTATTAGTTACATCAGAAAAAAAACATGAGTGCTCTCGCCGCGCCCTTATGATATTCGTAGATCGTCTTTATGatagttcaaatatattattatactaaGTGAAATCCATTGGAATTTCAAGAAATGTGGATATAAAGGTGTAAAATTCCGTCAAGCACAGTTTTTCTGGAATAGGAGTAaagataattttgtaaaaattttatagctGTGAAACCCTCataattcatgaaaataaaaccatatcATTGAGTCATCCATAATTTGTGATGTCTTTTGATTGGATTACTGGATTGTCGAATTGTTTCCATCCATATATTTgccaaaatgttttcaatagtTGTTGCTCTGAAGCGGGATGTAACTTAGGTATTATTGATCGAGGCGGCATTTGCGATTGCAACATGGTATCTCAAAGCATTAATCTAATCCCGTTTTGCATCCAAACATACAGGTGAAACTTATAAAAGCATGTTAAAAACAATAAGGATGACTATAATTATCTATCATCTATCTATGCACGGAAAATATTAAGTTGTACGCGTGTTCAATTCGAGAGCCATAGAGTGAAAACACTCACCTCAAAATgtctttatattttgtttatgatatatttcaaattttcctaGCAGCTTTTCGGATTTCTCAATTTTAATACtgcgtatttaaaaataaacaaccaTCCTACTCAACTGTTTTTATCGTCAGTGAAAAGTTCActgaattttcgagaaaaaattattcgtcGAGACATTTCGAGTTAATCGTCGACTAAAATCAAGTTATTCGATCATAATAATGCCTAGAATTTATTTATAGGGATTATCGCTAAACAAGTTTTTTGTGCGAAAATTGATACATGTTATTTATGTTTTAGAATCATGGTTTCCTTATTTTCAAGAAGAATCATCAAAAGGGATGCTCCTTCTCCCGAATCACCGCAAGAACTGGCTACAGTCGTGGAAGCTAACAATCCCATAACTAATAATCCAACAATATCCTCAACAGAAGGACCTTCAGACACCACTAATCCAATAGAGACAACAGGTGGGGATCTTTtggaaaaacacatttttggtaacaaaaaatttcatccatCTCATGGTCGTACGACCCCACATCCAGAAGCAGGTATTTTGTTTGTTGTCGGTGTTGTTTGATGTTCTAGCACGAAGACACAACGACACACACAACACACAAGGCTCCCTCTTTAAACCGTACACTTAAGGTTTTCTATTTGTTGGTATCATTGTAGTCGAAATTTTAACCTTtacaaatataatcaaaaatttgttcTCTGATGCTCATTCGTGCtatcatttctatattttctcagttcgttttcaaatatattgaatgtaAAGCGCAgctaacaatataaatattcagAAATAGGTACTGATATTTATGGAAATTTATATTGTTCCGTATTTTATATCCTTGATTTTACATTCCTACACATGCTCCAGTTCGACTAAATTTCCACACAAAGggttttttttcatatttgacaCTTGGTAACATAAGTAACATATTTTCAGTTTctgatataatataaataataattaaaaaaaaaattgatcggTATTAAATTTTTCCGAGTAGATCTCAATAAGCtaagaatgaaataatatttgttcacctgttttatacaaatatttgtgAAATGGATATCTTTGttaaatagatttatttcaaaaatctattcTTCAAATTATATCACAAACACTTACGCCTGTAGATATTCCTCTTTGTACACTTTCATGTCGATCATTTCTTAGAGCAAATTTTTACCTTGTCTAGGTCTCTGAAGCCGGCTGATCAGCACATTCCATGTATACACTACTAGattcatatttgaatattcAGGCGGCCACGACATTATTGGATTTAGTTCATATAAATGTTCAGCTAGAAACTACGGAGATAATTGTCTCGCATTAGAAAGAAATTTGCTCCAAGTCATGGTGCAAAAGATACATTATTATGTAGAATATTCCATATACACCTACACCATAACAACTAGTGCTAATTCTATGTATGCATAAACACAACAACCTACAACATAATTGAATCATTCTTGTTGCTCTTCAGTTCGACAGAAACGACTTTCTTCAGTGAACAACAATAATTATCATTCCAATATTGTTGTTGCTGAGCAAAGAGTAGTCCTGCTACTTGATAACAATTAATTTCTTCTCTTCTCATCCACTTATTGTGGCTCCTGTCCACTCCAGTTCGTTTCACAATTGAATAGCTGAAcgacaaaagttttttttggcCATATCTACCAGTAGATGAGCATTCTACCTTCTACCCTCCAGAGTGTCTTCAACATAGAACAGGACTATTCATcagtaaattttaatttaccaAACACCGCGGCTATATCATTGTACAGTCAGCAGCTTTCGTTCATTACTTCGAATCTAGCGATATTAGTCTAAACTGAATCACCATTTCCAAAGTGTTTTactataaaattaacaataacaaaccAAAAGCAAGTAACGTAAACGAGAAAATAGCTGTAATTCCGTTATTCCAAACATAGAGCCACAAATATTTCGTTACCAGGCGATAACTTTGACACCTACACACATAAACATTAGCAGAATATTAGATTATGAATGCCACTACTACCTAGATTTATGTAGCACAGTCATATGAATAAAGTAatttaatagataaatataCTAATTTATAAACGCTGCTTCATATATGTTGGAATGTAAATACTGGGTATGCTCGAGAACATAGTCAACCcctatatttggaaaaattcaagtgttaaaatatagaatgaaagaaatttACGTGTTTTTCATGTCATAATAAAGGTATTTGATAAACATATCCATATCAAGTTTTTGTCACGATTTTTCACTATCTTCccaaaattacattttcatatttaatttgtttgatttgCTGACTTAtaccattttttctttctgtCCGAAAGTGAATTGAAACACATTAGAtggaaaaatatgttattaattGAAACGCAACGATTATTGACTAAATTAGCAGTTGTGATGCATAAAACCTAATATtcatcattaacaataaaacgACAACTCAAGGTGGACCTTTGCTATGAACGAATTTCCAAGCATTTCTCTGTGTGGCAACAGTTGTCCGGTTCCTTACTTTTTATCTACTTTCGTAGTATCTACTAGTATCCATCGAGACTTCGTCCGCTTCCTCGCATTCCAAAGGTTTTGAAAGAAAGAGATTTTCAAGTAGGTTCCATTCGCACAAGTGCCAACCGTTTAATTCACCAATTTTGTTAAACTTAACAATGTAAGGATCTGTATGGATTTTCTTTCTTCTTGAAATCTCCCGCTCGAAATGCTTCATCTCAAACCTTTTGAAGGTCAACACCTCTCAAAAATGAAACGAAACGTCTACGCTTAACATCATTTTTTATGTCGAATCGGTAagaaaatatcatgaaataattataataattaacagtAATGTGATGGAAATACGGGATGGTTGCTACCCTCAACTGAATTTCCAGTTGTTGGAGTTGAGTTGAATCTGTTTGTTTGGAGTGTACCGGTTGAGTCCTTTGGGTGTGGTTTAAACTTCAACCTGccagctgtagaactgcggaAGGAAACGGgggaacacagatggaaatgACTGAAAAGGAACTAATAGAAAGTACAGATATTGAATAGAAGGAGCTTATactgtaaaattaaaaaaactgaacatatattttttaaaataaatccaaataGGAATCTGTTCTATTCCATTAGTTATGtttcccaaataaataaaaaatacgaatttatataaaaactattatataaaatttggttaaaacaaaagaaaatccaTGAAATAACTTGAATTTTCTTGTGAGCACAATAAAAAGAGCTGAGAAAAGTTTACCAGAATAAAACtaccacaaatttactaaaatgtACTTTGATTTAAAGTGTAGATAGGTAAAGGAATAATTCGAATACATTCCGAGAATTTATTGAATTACTCGAATGAAGTGGGAGGttcgtaaaaaattaatttcttcaaaaacttaaattttagaataaacaAATCAGAAGTGGCAATACGTAAACAAAGGAGAactcaaaatgtttgaagaaaaacgtaacaaccCGAATGGCGTGTTTGAGTATAACTTTATAATCtaattaataatacatattgGGGTGGACCGTTTTATGTGGCCTACATTGTATACTAgtcatttttgtttaatgaGTATAAtgcaaagaaaatattattaatattggaTAGAGTTTGGAGCTCTTATTAATTCCAGTAATCAACGACATTTCAAATTTATCCCAAAACTAATGCATTATTCCAATTTGTCATTAGTCGTAGAAAAACAGAACAGCTCATGTTACTTGGAACGATACAACAGCAGGTTGTCATTGGTAAAAGATTTGTTAAAACCTACAAAATTTGATCGGGaaagttgaataattttgttgatacttaagaaagtaataaaaaagttcatatCCACTGGAGCAATTCTTGTTGCTGAAAACaatcattaataaataaaccTTTCAAATGATAATATCCAAGCAATGAGTTAAGAGAAATTAATTCTCTAGtgtggaaaaaaattggaaataccAAATTGTTTCAGTACATATGGTATCTGAAAGTTCAAACACCAATTGGTGACAATTCTGGAGAGTTGGTGAGAATTAATGATTTAATACACCTGATTCAATAACGAATTCCatagtaatttacaaaaaaatgtgggAAAATAATTTGTACGTACCAGCAAAGCTATGAAAGCGATTTCTTCGTTCCATTATTCACCATATCATGTAATCATGTATATTCGAGGATTTATTGATCGAAAAAAGCATTTAGTGGAAACAATTCTGTCCTCTATTCAATTAAAACTCCGCTTCCAATTTGAGACATCCAtcattttattagaataatGGTTTTAATTTTGTAGAGCTCTAGTTCTCTAACTACAATGAAAAGCAATAGGCTGctatacaataatattttcaaaaataatcctTTGAACTTACATAAATACCTTGCTTACTACTCTAAATGTCGTATTCTGCTTTGCAAGTCGTTACATCGAAAAGCTATGCTAGAATTACAAGgagtgataaaaaaatacagtgaatcATTTCATTGATTACAAAGTGTagaaataacatcaaatttgaaTCCATTTTCTTCAAAGTACAACTCTTGGCTAGTGATGTACTCATTTCATGACTGGAAAAATTTCTGGAGTGTTTATTACGAAATGACCTCTATTTATCTAGGCTGGACGTTTTCCTACTAGCTTGTTGCTAAATCTAGTGAGTACGTTacatgttaataaaaaataaggttCAAAGCCAGCCAAAAGCCTatcaaaatcatttaaaaagCAGTTAATCcatttttgagattttccaTTTGTGAAGACTTCAGTAATCTCCAGTAATCTGTAGCATATAACGGTTTCCCCTGGAACTTACATTATTTGTATCCTTTTCATACCCGAAGCTAATTTCAGTAAGCTTGTGGTTGGTCAAATGAAATACTCCAAGCCAAATGCCATATTCCAAACGGAAAGCATCGTGGCTTCTTCGGCAAGATCACGAGCTTCTCGTGAGAATAGGAATGTCCATTGTCATATTATCCACAATATTATGTGTAGTAGTGTGAAATGGAGAACGAACTTCCGTTCCGCTCAGCACCATCTACTGTACACGTATTAAGTAGGGTTCTTTCTAACTGGGTTAGAACTATTCTCTATACGACATGAACTACATCCCGCATTTTGcatttgtaaattttttggGCCCCTGTTGTATTAATGATGTAAAGAAACGCTCCAATCACTCAAGGATTACATGACGTGACGGGATCTTAGACGTGTTGTTTAAGGAATGATTTACAAATATTCGCAGGCAGTAGTGTGCCGGATCCCACCTTTCCGGTTAAGGGTTAAGGCGAAAGCAACTGACgctgtaaaaattttttaatgtattttttgtttacatctCGTGTACTGTTCACATGTTTTGAGTTTGTTTCTGGAGTTTATGTTGAATTTTGGCCAAAGACTTGTTAGGCATGTAATGCCGTTCGAATATCTGGAAGGATTTATCTGACGTCTATAGacaatatttctatttagaAGAATATGGTTATAGGATTTTACCAATTCCATATGCTTTGACTGTTTACTGTACAAAGccgttaaaattttattttactgaaattaattcaaacatgTCTGTAAAATATTCTAAACCGAATTCAAGTCTGGCCTCTATTCAATCATACAAACACTGAACACACTAAGCACGATATGTGTGAAATAGAAACAGcagaaaaacaataaaggtATACTTTAAAGTGGTACCCCTTATTCCAGTACTTCATACTAGGGGAACTACTTTCCTGTGCTGATTCTAATCAAGatctaattattttctagtcAAACCCAGTAATGATACTATTATCCAAAACATTGTTCATTTGGCCAACAAGGAAGGAATTGATACATGGGTATTAGTAACAATCCTTATTGGTaagtaattcaattttcttttatatataaaaaatccaGAGCTAGATATGAATTTAGGATATATATTTTGTCCTcacattgaaaaaattagtttaattttaaattttaaaggaaaactTATAACTACTTTTTATGACCATGTGCACACTATTAGAAAATTTGAGAGTAACGTATGTTGTAGCTGTATCTATTATAATCCTGGGAATATGCTTTTGTTGTATAAGAAGATGTTTCCGAAAACGAAGGGCAAAGGATGGGAAAAAGGGTATGAAAGGGGTGGACTTGAAATCCGTCCAGCTTCTAGGGTCATCTTACAAAGAAAAAGTGAGTATATACCAAATACTTATAAGAATTAGAAAAGttattatagtaaatttttGAGTACATAAGTATAACAGGTAcaattgatggaaaaaataaGCAGAGTTGCAAATTTTTTAGGTACAACCGGATATGGATGAGCTAACGGAAAATGCAGAAGAGCCTGATGAGAGTGAAAAACCTGAAGTTCAAAAATTAGGAAAGCTACAATACAAAGTGAgctaaattattttgaaaatcttataAGGATTTTGGGAAATATTAGTACACTTTTAATTCCTGATTTCGAAgaacaatattttattcttcaaaaattggatttcaCTCTTGAGTATTTcatgtttttccaaaaacaaatcgaTCATTTGTTTATTGATGTTCTAATTAGTTCTATTGACTTTATCATTTCTCTTTTCtcgtaaatatattatattctatCCACCTAATATACTGCctcgttatttttattgtgCTTCCCAATTATTCTTATAATTCTTTTGATAAAATAGAGGTTGCTACCTAGTGAAATTTCTATTAGATCAAGATAATAATAATGGagttcaattttgtttttataaggAGTTTTTTCCTCGCCCCCTAGAGATCCAGTGAgtcaataaaattcaattacgatagataatttcaattataaaattgaagttGATAAGAGAAGCTATAATGATTATAAGGCGTCGTTTGCCagataaccaagctatcgtcttcaaGAGGTAACTATTGGTGCTACTggagatatttcaaattattgttcgAAAGAATCGACTCAATTAGATTTTCATCGTTTGAGGACATGATGCTACGCAATCTAATTTTTGAAGTTCAACTTCTTAACCTGCTGTcaacaattttctttcaaacgatagctgtattcaaaataaaatagtcGTGTCAGCAATAATACTCCCtatgtttttcaaagtttctttCTATTGACAAGGAAGTTGAAAGCAGAGTCTATTACATAGACTGTCGAATTAAAAATACCGTGTATAGTTACgtgaaattcataattatacAGTGTGAGTTTTAACGTTCAATGCtgaattttatgttaaattataattttgtaatttgagtctatttttatctgttttttaataaattctttctATCATTTACAGTTGGAGTAtgatttcaatcaaaatagCTTCTCTGTGACAGTTATCCAAGCCGAAGAGCTTCCTGCTCTAGATATGGGTGGCACATCTGATCCATACGTAAAAGTATATCTCCTTCCtgataagaagaaaaaatttgagacGAAGGTCCACAGAAAAACGTTAAATCCCGTCTTCAACGAAACGTTTGTGTTTAAGGTGAGATTCGAATTCAAGCACCAAATGCAAATAATAATTACAgcaaaagaataaaatgaaaattgaattatattacaTTAAAGATATAAGTAGTATGATGGGATATGTATGAACATATAATCAGtaagttttttccattgaagGGTTTTTGCAGAATTTAAATCGAAGAATCGACATCTGTTTTCTATTAATTAAGCAttccattttttctataattcctcttttttcatttttcctcttttttatatttattattccgtctatctatctatctatatatcAACTATCTGTTTCCATTCTCTAAACATTCCACCCACATAAATTCAACCGTTTTCTcttcgtttttatttgtatttgttctcattttcttattttttctttattaatttatttcacacTTTGTTTTCCCCGCTATTCTTCATAGTCATTT
The window above is part of the Diorhabda sublineata isolate icDioSubl1.1 chromosome 3, icDioSubl1.1, whole genome shotgun sequence genome. Proteins encoded here:
- the LOC130440912 gene encoding synaptotagmin 1-like isoform X4: MVSLFSRRIIKRDAPSPESPQELATVVEANNPITNNPTISSTEGPSDTTNPIETTVKPSNDTIIQNIVHLANKEGIDTWVLVTILIAVSIIILGICFCCIRRCFRKRRAKDGKKGMKGVDLKSVQLLGSSYKEKVQPDMDELTENAEEPDESEKPEVQKLGKLQYKLEYDFNQNSFSVTVIQAEELPALDMGGTSDPYVKVYLLPDKKKKFETKVHRKTLNPVFNETFVFKSLPYSEAMNKTLVFAIFDFDRFSKHDQIGEVKVPLCTVDLAQTIEEWRELQSVEGEGGQLGDICFSLRYVPTAGKLTVVILEAKNLKKMDVGGLSDPYVKIALMQNGKRLKKKKTSIKKCTLNPYYNESFTFEVPFEQIQKVNLQITVVDYDRIGTSEPIGKVVLGYNASGTELRHWSDMLASPRRPIAQWHTLKDPEDEKKD
- the LOC130440912 gene encoding synaptotagmin 1-like isoform X3; the protein is MVSLFSRRIIKRDAPSPESPQELATVVEANNPITNNPTISSTEGPSDTTNPIETTVKPSNDTIIQNIVHLANKEGIDTWVLVTILIAVSIIILGICFCCIRRCFRKRRAKDGKKGMKGVDLKSVQLLGSSYKEKVQPDMDELTENAEEPDESEKPEVQKLGKLQYKLEYDFNQNSFSVTVIQAEELPALDMGGTSDPYVKVYLLPDKKKKFETKVHRKTLNPVFNETFVFKSLPYSEAMNKTLVFAIFDFDRFSKHDQIGEVKVPLCTVDLAQTIEEWRELQSVEGEGGQENKLGDICFSLRYVPTAGKLTVVILEAKNLKKMDVGGLSDPYVKIALMQNGKRLKKKKTSIKKCTLNPYYNESFTFEVPFEQIQKVNLQITVVDYDRIGTSEPIGKVVLGYNASGTELRHWSDMLASPRRPIAQWHTLKDPEDEKKD
- the LOC130440912 gene encoding synaptotagmin 1-like isoform X1, which gives rise to MVSLFSRRIIKRDAPSPESPQELATVVEANNPITNNPTISSTEGPSDTTNPIETTGGDLLEKHIFGNKKFHPSHGRTTPHPEAVKPSNDTIIQNIVHLANKEGIDTWVLVTILIAVSIIILGICFCCIRRCFRKRRAKDGKKGMKGVDLKSVQLLGSSYKEKVQPDMDELTENAEEPDESEKPEVQKLGKLQYKLEYDFNQNSFSVTVIQAEELPALDMGGTSDPYVKVYLLPDKKKKFETKVHRKTLNPVFNETFVFKSLPYSEAMNKTLVFAIFDFDRFSKHDQIGEVKVPLCTVDLAQTIEEWRELQSVEGEGGQENKLGDICFSLRYVPTAGKLTVVILEAKNLKKMDVGGLSDPYVKIALMQNGKRLKKKKTSIKKCTLNPYYNESFTFEVPFEQIQKVNLQITVVDYDRIGTSEPIGKVVLGYNASGTELRHWSDMLASPRRPIAQWHTLKDPEDEKKD
- the LOC130440912 gene encoding synaptotagmin 1-like isoform X2 — its product is MVSLFSRRIIKRDAPSPESPQELATVVEANNPITNNPTISSTEGPSDTTNPIETTGGDLLEKHIFGNKKFHPSHGRTTPHPEAVKPSNDTIIQNIVHLANKEGIDTWVLVTILIAVSIIILGICFCCIRRCFRKRRAKDGKKGMKGVDLKSVQLLGSSYKEKVQPDMDELTENAEEPDESEKPEVQKLGKLQYKLEYDFNQNSFSVTVIQAEELPALDMGGTSDPYVKVYLLPDKKKKFETKVHRKTLNPVFNETFVFKSLPYSEAMNKTLVFAIFDFDRFSKHDQIGEVKVPLCTVDLAQTIEEWRELQSVEGEGGQLGDICFSLRYVPTAGKLTVVILEAKNLKKMDVGGLSDPYVKIALMQNGKRLKKKKTSIKKCTLNPYYNESFTFEVPFEQIQKVNLQITVVDYDRIGTSEPIGKVVLGYNASGTELRHWSDMLASPRRPIAQWHTLKDPEDEKKD